One window of the Pyrinomonadaceae bacterium genome contains the following:
- a CDS encoding carboxypeptidase regulatory-like domain-containing protein, with protein MHKSVTPGFARLAKAFVIGLFVMATAIGGYAQTQITTGTIQGVVTDDKDAAIPGATVEIKNLATNATRTLITDEDGRYVALALQPGTYSVTVTKQGFATSVAERVGVTVGQAFSLPVKMPVAGVEAKVIITETPTVDTVKTESSTTLNETAVNNTPILGRKFEDLLTLTPGVSITQGPDGDEINFNGQRGVFNNVSLDGGDYNNGFFGEQLGGQRAAIDVPLDAVKEFQVVATGASAEFGRTAGGIINVISKSGTNDVHGSAFYFLRHENLSANTEDGKPLQDFMRSQFGGTIGGPIQRDKAFFFLSFEGVREKLTRENLSVPLGAPCSVTTPVITNPAHETAINASAECQRVALLNFFRTARNQEEGLPIEHDITNNAFLGKLDWELSSAHRLAASYNFDYSRNENQTFDVPTYGNSANGIEGPSKINNFNLNLFSTVSTTKLNEAHFSYTREERPRSAVTSNVPADTAMGGFVNTFRFGHPFFLGPTVDELFWRTHVKDNFSIVSGNHNLKFGGEWVHSFNDQVFRGFFEGRYIFDSVSGFLHYATPGAPGSGFGPNAGRCTNGAWTDLTLAMPPCTGATTPLLLFLQGAGPNGPATDAAGASSIKNEDFALFVQDKWQVRPNFTLNLGLRWEAQIFPEPTVAPSATAYGMFLSDPRFPSDGTLHSPKKEFQPRVGFAWDIGSNGKSVLRASYGIYYGRQNMLTQVGSITTNGVQQQTIAGGLFANPTVRPTWPGLVTPTASTCTAGGRTNPFPCFSGVRVFSRDYANPRIYTFNAAFEQELLSDLSLYFDFTHSKGVHLTRFLDYARTGFFAPFLGETMVASAVGKASYQGFTAGMRKRLSKGYQLEWNYTLARDKDDDSNERDPFLDRSFDIFNLSLDYALSDRDIRHKFNFYMFAELPWGFEFVPRLQGRTAQPATPAPRTATNRNTLRKDNEFFSFDWRLSRRFKFGERYALIPTVEMFNTFNSKNRINSLVGAGNQNSLTAPSLFNFDGFLRQGVGDPRQLQLAVKFVF; from the coding sequence ATGCACAAATCAGTTACCCCTGGCTTTGCCCGCTTGGCAAAAGCCTTCGTCATCGGTCTGTTCGTAATGGCCACAGCGATTGGCGGCTACGCGCAAACACAAATCACCACCGGAACGATCCAGGGCGTGGTCACCGACGATAAGGACGCCGCGATCCCGGGCGCGACTGTCGAGATTAAGAATCTGGCGACGAACGCGACGCGAACACTGATCACCGACGAAGATGGCCGCTATGTGGCGTTGGCGCTTCAGCCCGGCACGTATTCGGTGACCGTCACCAAGCAAGGTTTCGCGACTTCTGTCGCAGAGAGAGTTGGGGTAACCGTTGGTCAGGCGTTCAGTCTTCCGGTGAAGATGCCGGTTGCCGGTGTCGAAGCCAAAGTAATCATCACTGAAACGCCAACCGTGGACACCGTGAAAACTGAGTCAAGTACGACTCTGAATGAGACCGCGGTCAACAACACTCCGATTCTGGGAAGGAAATTTGAGGACCTGCTGACCCTGACCCCGGGGGTGAGCATCACCCAGGGCCCGGACGGCGATGAGATTAACTTCAACGGCCAGCGAGGCGTTTTCAACAACGTGAGCCTTGATGGCGGCGATTACAATAATGGCTTTTTTGGAGAGCAGCTCGGCGGCCAGCGCGCGGCCATCGACGTGCCTCTCGACGCGGTTAAAGAATTTCAGGTCGTGGCAACCGGCGCTTCCGCCGAGTTTGGCCGCACCGCCGGCGGGATTATCAATGTCATTTCAAAGTCAGGAACCAACGACGTCCACGGAAGTGCCTTCTATTTTCTGCGACACGAGAATCTGAGCGCTAACACCGAGGATGGAAAGCCTCTGCAGGACTTCATGCGCTCCCAATTCGGCGGGACCATCGGCGGTCCTATCCAAAGGGACAAGGCTTTCTTCTTCCTTTCGTTCGAAGGTGTCCGCGAAAAGCTCACCCGCGAAAACCTGAGCGTGCCTCTGGGGGCGCCGTGCTCAGTGACGACCCCGGTGATTACCAATCCGGCGCATGAAACGGCCATCAACGCCAGCGCGGAATGTCAGCGCGTGGCCTTACTGAATTTCTTCCGCACGGCTCGTAATCAGGAAGAGGGTCTGCCGATCGAACACGACATCACCAACAACGCGTTTCTTGGCAAACTGGATTGGGAACTTAGCTCCGCGCACAGGCTCGCAGCTTCTTATAACTTTGATTACTCGAGGAACGAGAACCAAACTTTTGATGTGCCCACGTACGGAAACTCGGCGAACGGCATTGAAGGCCCGTCAAAGATCAACAACTTCAACTTGAATCTCTTCAGCACTGTCTCAACCACCAAGCTGAACGAGGCTCATTTTTCCTACACGCGCGAGGAGCGGCCGCGCTCGGCGGTCACGTCCAATGTGCCCGCGGATACAGCCATGGGGGGATTCGTCAACACGTTCCGCTTTGGCCATCCATTCTTTCTGGGCCCGACAGTTGACGAGTTGTTTTGGCGTACTCACGTTAAAGATAACTTCTCGATCGTTTCGGGCAACCATAACCTGAAGTTCGGCGGGGAGTGGGTGCATTCGTTCAACGATCAAGTCTTCCGCGGGTTCTTCGAAGGGCGCTACATCTTTGATAGCGTGTCGGGCTTTTTACACTATGCGACACCGGGTGCCCCCGGCTCCGGCTTTGGGCCGAATGCCGGTCGCTGCACGAATGGCGCCTGGACGGACTTAACTTTAGCCATGCCACCATGCACCGGGGCGACCACGCCATTGTTGCTCTTCCTCCAGGGCGCAGGTCCCAACGGTCCCGCGACCGACGCCGCCGGCGCTTCTTCCATTAAGAACGAAGACTTCGCGCTCTTCGTCCAGGACAAATGGCAGGTGCGGCCCAACTTCACGCTCAATCTAGGTCTCCGCTGGGAAGCCCAAATCTTTCCCGAACCGACAGTCGCGCCGTCCGCGACTGCTTATGGAATGTTTTTGAGTGACCCGCGATTTCCTTCCGATGGAACCCTGCATAGCCCGAAGAAGGAGTTCCAGCCGCGCGTGGGGTTTGCCTGGGACATTGGCAGCAACGGAAAATCTGTCCTCCGCGCCAGTTATGGAATCTACTACGGCAGGCAAAACATGCTCACGCAGGTAGGGTCGATCACGACCAATGGCGTGCAGCAGCAGACGATCGCCGGAGGCCTTTTCGCGAATCCCACTGTTCGTCCAACGTGGCCCGGGCTGGTGACGCCGACGGCCAGCACCTGTACGGCCGGGGGACGCACTAATCCTTTCCCGTGCTTCTCCGGCGTGCGCGTGTTCAGCCGCGATTACGCCAACCCGCGTATCTACACATTCAATGCAGCCTTCGAACAGGAACTGCTAAGCGATCTTTCCTTGTACTTTGATTTCACGCACTCGAAGGGCGTCCATCTGACACGCTTTCTCGACTATGCCCGCACTGGTTTCTTTGCTCCCTTCCTGGGCGAGACTATGGTCGCCAGCGCGGTAGGGAAGGCGTCTTACCAGGGCTTCACGGCCGGCATGAGAAAGCGGCTTAGCAAAGGTTACCAGTTAGAGTGGAACTACACTTTGGCGAGGGACAAGGATGACGATTCGAATGAACGTGATCCATTCCTCGATCGCTCGTTCGACATCTTCAACTTGAGTTTGGACTATGCGCTCTCGGATCGAGATATTCGGCACAAGTTCAATTTCTACATGTTCGCTGAGCTGCCCTGGGGGTTTGAATTCGTTCCGCGCCTGCAGGGCCGTACCGCCCAACCTGCGACCCCGGCGCCGCGGACGGCGACAAATCGCAACACGCTGCGCAAGGACAACGAATTTTTCTCGTTTGATTGGCGGCTGTCGCGGCGGTTCAAGTTTGGCGAGCGATACGCGCTGATTCCTACGGTTGAGATGTTCAATACCTTCAACTCAAAGAACCGAATCAATTCGCTGGTTGGCGCTGGAAATCAGAACTCACTCACCGCGCCCAGTCTCTTTAACTTTGACGGCTTCCTTCGTCAGGGCGTCGGCGACCCGCGACAATTGCAGTTGGCTGTTAAGTTTGTGTTCTGA
- a CDS encoding beta-propeller domain-containing protein codes for MKTHIRPVRTFAISATSFLFTLAATLLVITALAACAGTPTNTAAAGNAKKTDKKTMRAFTSEEELKAYFRKLAEERKQAARRYRAESSGLANASPPPAPVAQANDAAKAGAKDDESVTNTQHAGVDEGGIVKLHGDHLVVLRRGRLFTVAVGDNALKPISAVDAFGPEINPRSTWYDEMLVSDDTVVVIGYSYERGGTEVGLFNIDGAGNLSYRSTYHLRSNDYYSSRNYASRLIGSKLIFYTPLYMNPYADDPTVTFPAVRKWHKGATPQEFQRIVSATRVYRPEREINPNSGLALHTVTVCDLASDFKCDATAVLGPPGRVFYVSPESVYVWTTEWSYNRQRNVERSMVYRMPLDGTGPSALGVSGSPVDQFSFLESSDKHLNVLVRSNGSGDGMWGAERTAGEVALLRVPVSHFNDGSDSASSWDYHGLPKPAGYTFQNRFVGDYLLYGTGSGWGAPQNKPQSNLYAVRWADGDLSELKVNHGVDRIEALGSDAIVVGTDGSNLRFSAIRLGGSPEVADEYIRKGASQGELRSHGFFYKPDGPNSGVLGLPISVPGRSGYKHLFQDSAAILFLRNNGLHFEEIGELGAQSEKAVDDACRASCVDWYGNSRPLFVRGRIIAMLGYELVEGTVKDGRMRELRRVNYSPQAVKITQR; via the coding sequence ATGAAGACGCACATCCGACCCGTCCGGACATTCGCAATTTCCGCGACGTCATTTCTATTCACTTTGGCCGCGACGCTGCTCGTAATTACGGCGCTGGCCGCTTGTGCCGGCACGCCGACCAACACCGCCGCCGCCGGCAATGCGAAGAAAACCGACAAAAAGACGATGCGCGCCTTCACGTCGGAAGAAGAGCTGAAGGCTTACTTTCGAAAACTCGCCGAAGAGCGAAAGCAGGCCGCGCGCCGCTATCGCGCCGAGTCCAGCGGTCTCGCAAACGCGTCACCACCGCCCGCGCCTGTGGCCCAGGCAAACGACGCGGCGAAGGCAGGCGCGAAGGATGACGAGTCGGTCACAAACACGCAGCACGCCGGCGTCGATGAGGGCGGCATCGTCAAGCTGCACGGCGATCACCTGGTTGTGCTGCGACGCGGCCGTTTGTTCACAGTCGCAGTCGGCGATAACGCGCTGAAGCCGATCTCGGCAGTTGACGCTTTTGGTCCGGAGATCAATCCGCGCTCGACCTGGTACGACGAGATGCTCGTATCGGATGACACCGTGGTCGTAATTGGTTACAGCTACGAACGCGGCGGCACGGAAGTCGGCCTCTTCAACATCGACGGAGCGGGAAATCTTTCGTATCGATCGACTTATCACCTGCGCTCGAACGATTACTATTCGTCTCGCAACTACGCGAGCCGCTTAATCGGCAGCAAGTTGATCTTCTACACGCCGCTGTACATGAATCCTTATGCGGACGATCCGACCGTCACGTTTCCGGCCGTGCGCAAGTGGCACAAGGGCGCGACGCCTCAGGAATTCCAGCGCATCGTTTCCGCCACGCGCGTCTATCGTCCCGAACGTGAGATCAATCCGAATTCCGGGCTCGCGCTGCACACGGTAACGGTTTGTGATCTCGCGAGCGACTTCAAATGCGATGCGACGGCCGTGCTTGGACCTCCGGGACGCGTGTTCTACGTCTCGCCTGAATCCGTTTACGTGTGGACGACTGAGTGGTCTTACAACCGGCAACGCAATGTCGAGCGTTCGATGGTTTATCGCATGCCGCTCGACGGCACCGGACCGAGTGCGCTCGGTGTTTCCGGCAGTCCCGTCGATCAGTTCTCGTTTCTGGAAAGCAGCGACAAGCACCTGAACGTGCTGGTGCGCTCAAACGGCTCAGGAGACGGCATGTGGGGTGCGGAGCGAACTGCGGGCGAAGTTGCCCTGCTGCGCGTGCCCGTGTCGCATTTCAATGACGGCAGTGACAGCGCGTCGTCCTGGGACTATCACGGATTGCCAAAGCCCGCCGGCTACACTTTCCAGAATCGCTTCGTCGGCGATTACCTCTTGTACGGCACGGGCAGCGGCTGGGGCGCGCCGCAGAACAAACCGCAATCGAACCTCTACGCAGTGCGTTGGGCGGATGGCGATCTGAGCGAATTGAAAGTTAATCACGGCGTCGATCGGATCGAGGCACTCGGCTCAGACGCGATCGTCGTCGGCACGGACGGCAGCAACCTGCGCTTCTCAGCGATTCGCCTCGGCGGATCTCCGGAAGTTGCCGACGAGTACATTCGCAAAGGCGCTTCGCAAGGCGAGCTTCGCAGTCATGGTTTCTTCTACAAGCCTGATGGACCGAATTCGGGCGTGCTCGGTCTGCCCATCAGTGTGCCGGGACGTTCAGGTTACAAGCATCTGTTCCAGGACTCGGCGGCGATTCTCTTCCTGCGCAACAACGGTCTGCACTTCGAGGAGATCGGTGAGCTCGGTGCGCAGTCTGAGAAAGCCGTGGATGATGCGTGCCGCGCTTCGTGCGTCGACTGGTACGGCAACTCGCGGCCGCTGTTTGTGCGTGGCCGAATCATCGCGATGCTCGGATACGAACTCGTCGAAGGCACCGTGAAAGATGGCCGCATGCGCGAGTTGCGCCGGGTGAACTATTCACCGCAAGCGGTGAAGATCACTCAACGGTAA
- a CDS encoding RNA polymerase sigma factor translates to MKPGRRIILNVPNGTADMALALEMPLLVNGPTSDQSSLSFLIERAASGDKAAFEQVMINSEQRVMAMTWRMLGNEADARDASQEVFLRVYKYLGRFRRDQDFFAWLYGITVNVCRDFLKKRQNHTSRFVSFGEDSSVAYEVADEHANAEQMLVQTQQQDLIAKAMGTLPFKERASIVLRDIEGLSTDEVARIMKSSATTVRSQISSARKKIRIYCQQHQPGFGEGRAR, encoded by the coding sequence ATGAAACCAGGAAGGCGAATAATTCTGAATGTGCCGAACGGAACTGCTGACATGGCTTTGGCTTTAGAAATGCCGTTGCTGGTGAATGGGCCGACTTCAGATCAGTCTTCGCTTTCATTTTTGATTGAACGCGCGGCCAGCGGTGACAAGGCCGCTTTTGAACAGGTGATGATTAATTCCGAACAGCGAGTGATGGCGATGACTTGGCGCATGTTAGGCAACGAAGCCGACGCGCGCGACGCTTCCCAGGAAGTTTTTCTGCGCGTTTATAAGTACCTGGGACGTTTCCGCCGGGATCAGGACTTCTTCGCGTGGCTGTACGGCATCACGGTCAATGTCTGCCGGGACTTCCTGAAAAAGCGACAAAACCATACGAGCCGATTCGTATCGTTCGGCGAAGATTCAAGCGTGGCCTACGAAGTTGCTGACGAACACGCCAACGCCGAACAAATGCTCGTCCAGACCCAACAACAAGACTTGATCGCGAAAGCGATGGGCACGCTACCCTTTAAAGAGCGCGCCTCGATTGTGCTGAGAGACATCGAAGGGCTGTCGACCGATGAAGTCGCCCGAATAATGAAGTCGAGTGCGACGACTGTACGTTCGCAGATTAGCTCCGCACGAAAGAAGATCAGAATCTACTGTCAGCAGCATCAACCGGGATTTGGCGAGGGGAGGGCGCGATGA
- a CDS encoding zf-HC2 domain-containing protein, which yields MNCKQLDELLPLYAGRDLDEKRARLVSEHIQICSACARVAGEYRDAVELTQHFAPPVFSDPVYASVRRQVMQQIDEPTTPLLPQLFASWFRPRVAWAVAGALIIAFGFFALYVVVNRTTDVQPVAETHPKIIEHPGSTATPGTTNPANAGTTWKPTEDKGKVIRRFVNRTPKARDSSLRTASVSRRLRDPEATNSLPARDAAPGESPLRVEIQTQNPNIRIIWFSQQSTKPALPNSKGI from the coding sequence ATGAATTGCAAGCAGCTTGATGAATTACTGCCGCTGTACGCCGGACGCGACCTTGATGAGAAACGCGCGCGGCTGGTGAGCGAGCATATCCAAATTTGTTCAGCTTGCGCGCGCGTCGCCGGCGAATACCGGGACGCAGTTGAGCTGACGCAACATTTCGCGCCGCCCGTCTTCTCTGACCCTGTGTATGCGAGTGTGCGCCGCCAAGTGATGCAGCAGATTGATGAGCCAACCACGCCGCTGCTGCCGCAATTGTTTGCCAGTTGGTTCCGGCCTCGGGTGGCTTGGGCCGTCGCCGGCGCGCTGATAATCGCTTTTGGCTTCTTCGCCCTTTATGTAGTCGTCAACCGGACGACTGACGTTCAGCCAGTTGCGGAAACTCATCCTAAAATAATTGAACATCCAGGGTCGACGGCGACTCCGGGAACAACTAACCCCGCCAACGCCGGCACCACGTGGAAGCCCACGGAAGACAAGGGCAAGGTCATCCGCCGATTTGTGAATCGAACGCCCAAAGCAAGGGATTCTTCATTGCGGACGGCGAGTGTCTCGCGAAGGTTGCGCGACCCTGAGGCGACGAACAGCTTGCCGGCCCGCGATGCAGCCCCGGGCGAATCACCTCTGCGCGTCGAGATTCAGACGCAGAACCCAAACATTCGCATCATCTGGTTTTCTCAACAGAGCACTAAACCAGCATTACCAAACTCGAAAGGAATCTAG
- a CDS encoding secretin N-terminal domain-containing protein — protein sequence MKVFKHLPVTLALLLSIASVSFAQQPTASASPTQPDTITERNFKNKVFQVKYRDPNNLANALHALGSGFTGSMITHNAEFRTITVRDFPENLAIMEEAIKRLDTPAAPRPNIELRLHVLIASNAGPGTPDMPAELKEVLTQLRGTLNYRNYELVSSIVQRLTETREILQGSGIAEVPAINAGTANIATPYEYYLRNVSLVANPAGAPTVQINEFTFKTHTATEQSRIQTALNLKDGEKVVVGTATLRNRALVLVLTANVLK from the coding sequence ATGAAAGTCTTCAAACACCTGCCAGTGACCCTGGCGCTCTTACTGTCGATTGCATCGGTATCGTTTGCCCAGCAGCCAACGGCGAGTGCGTCCCCCACTCAACCCGACACGATTACCGAAAGGAATTTTAAGAACAAGGTTTTTCAAGTTAAGTACCGCGATCCGAACAACCTCGCGAACGCGCTGCACGCGCTCGGAAGTGGATTCACCGGTTCAATGATCACGCATAACGCTGAGTTCAGGACCATCACTGTGCGCGACTTCCCCGAGAACCTGGCCATCATGGAAGAGGCGATCAAGCGCCTGGACACGCCCGCCGCACCGCGTCCTAACATTGAACTGCGTCTTCATGTACTGATCGCCTCCAACGCCGGCCCTGGCACGCCGGATATGCCGGCCGAGCTCAAAGAGGTCCTGACACAGTTGCGGGGAACGTTGAATTATCGGAATTATGAGCTGGTATCGTCGATAGTTCAGCGCCTGACCGAAACCCGGGAGATCCTGCAGGGATCGGGGATCGCCGAAGTCCCGGCCATCAACGCAGGCACGGCGAACATTGCGACGCCCTACGAGTACTACCTCCGTAATGTCTCGCTGGTAGCGAATCCGGCGGGCGCTCCAACTGTGCAGATTAACGAATTCACATTCAAGACCCACACCGCGACGGAACAGTCGAGAATCCAAACGGCGCTCAATCTCAAAGACGGGGAAAAGGTCGTGGTCGGGACGGCGACGCTTAGGAACCGCGCGCTGGTGCTCGTGTTGACGGCGAACGTCTTGAAGTAA
- a CDS encoding threonine/serine dehydratase yields MTPAAKTESTLPVSLDDVLAAREFIAPYLPKTPLVRSEKLSALLDCDYYLKCENVQPIGAFKVRGGVNLVGTTPDEKKRAGIVTASTGNHGQSIAYAGRLFGVPVIVYAPAENVNETKMEAMRALGAEVRLHGRDFDETRLETERAAEREGYLYVHSANEPKLIAGVGTIGLEIFEDLPDVDVILAPAGGGSCASGNCIVAKQLKPNVQVIAVQSEAAPAMWHAWKNRSLDEYPTMKTEHEGLATRVPFEMPSRILWELLDDFLLVTDGEINEAIRLLAVNAKQIAEGSGAASLAGALKLRDKTRGSSPTVRAGLRGKKVVGILTGGNIPPERFASLMSARA; encoded by the coding sequence ATGACACCTGCAGCAAAGACCGAATCAACTCTGCCCGTTAGCCTTGATGATGTACTGGCCGCGCGCGAATTCATCGCGCCGTATCTGCCGAAAACGCCGCTCGTACGCAGCGAAAAACTTTCGGCGCTGCTCGACTGTGATTACTACTTGAAGTGCGAGAACGTGCAACCCATCGGCGCGTTTAAAGTGCGTGGCGGAGTAAATCTGGTCGGCACGACACCTGATGAGAAAAAGCGCGCCGGCATAGTCACCGCCAGCACCGGCAATCACGGCCAGTCGATCGCATACGCGGGTCGTTTGTTCGGCGTGCCTGTGATCGTCTACGCGCCGGCTGAGAATGTTAACGAAACGAAAATGGAGGCGATGCGCGCGCTGGGCGCCGAAGTGCGTCTGCACGGTCGCGACTTTGACGAAACTCGCCTGGAAACCGAACGCGCAGCGGAGCGCGAAGGGTATCTCTACGTCCACTCAGCGAATGAGCCAAAGTTGATCGCCGGTGTCGGCACGATCGGGCTGGAGATATTTGAAGACTTGCCCGATGTTGACGTCATTCTGGCGCCGGCGGGCGGCGGCAGTTGTGCTTCGGGAAACTGCATCGTGGCAAAACAGCTGAAGCCGAACGTGCAAGTGATCGCCGTTCAATCCGAAGCCGCGCCCGCGATGTGGCATGCCTGGAAGAACCGATCGCTCGACGAATATCCGACGATGAAGACTGAGCACGAAGGACTGGCCACGCGCGTCCCGTTCGAGATGCCGAGCCGCATCCTATGGGAACTGCTCGACGATTTTCTGCTGGTTACCGATGGCGAGATCAACGAAGCGATTCGTTTGCTGGCCGTCAACGCAAAGCAGATTGCGGAAGGTTCGGGTGCGGCATCACTCGCCGGCGCGCTCAAGCTGCGTGACAAAACTCGGGGCAGTAGCCCGACCGTTAGGGCTGGCTTAAGAGGTAAGAAAGTTGTCGGGATTCTAACGGGCGGCAATATTCCGCCGGAGCGATTCGCGTCGTTGATGAGCGCGCGTGCCTAA
- the malQ gene encoding 4-alpha-glucanotransferase has translation MYFSRASGILLHPTSLPGRFGIGDLGNEAYRFADFLVASGQSLWQVLPLGPTDEGGSPYSSYSAFACNPLLISPEKLVEDGFLERSDLDEIGESERVDFHEAKKTKDAFLKKAFERFQANRKALRDSFASFGQENAFWLDDYVLFQALKKANGGKAWVEWDRPLASREPEALSRARMELRDEIEAQKFFQYLFFKQWHALKAVCNQRGIRIIGDVPIFVAHDSADVWTNRDQFKLGELGRPTVVAGVPPDYFSDTGQFWGNPLYDWDRMREDGFAWWIQRLRSSFQLFDLVRLDHFRGFSACWEIPAGETTAQNGEWVETPGRELFTAVRNTLGEVAIIAEDLGLITPDVVELRKEFGFPGMRVLQFAFGGEKDDVNLPENFEPDVVAYTGTHDNDTTVGWFNQLSETNNPDTEKVREFCLNYLESEGREINWDFIRAVMASVAAIAIIPLQDVLGLGSEARMNTPNTTNGNWRWRYAGRWPAEHAGDVRTDSADGNLTAEHAARLKRLTEEANRSDNLKSTIPS, from the coding sequence GTGTACTTTTCCAGAGCCAGCGGCATTCTGCTGCATCCCACCTCACTGCCGGGGCGCTTTGGCATTGGTGATCTCGGTAACGAGGCCTATCGCTTCGCCGACTTTCTTGTTGCGAGCGGTCAGAGTCTGTGGCAGGTTCTGCCCCTTGGGCCGACTGATGAAGGCGGCTCGCCTTATTCCTCCTACTCGGCGTTTGCCTGTAACCCTCTCTTAATTAGCCCGGAAAAGTTAGTTGAAGATGGGTTCCTCGAGAGAAGCGATCTGGATGAGATCGGCGAGTCGGAGCGCGTTGATTTTCACGAGGCCAAAAAAACAAAAGACGCATTTTTAAAGAAAGCATTCGAACGATTTCAGGCAAACCGCAAAGCCTTGCGCGACTCGTTTGCATCTTTCGGTCAGGAGAACGCGTTCTGGCTCGATGATTACGTGCTGTTTCAGGCGCTGAAGAAAGCGAACGGCGGCAAGGCCTGGGTCGAATGGGATCGACCACTCGCCAGCCGTGAACCCGAAGCATTGTCGCGCGCGCGTATGGAGCTGCGCGACGAGATCGAAGCCCAGAAGTTCTTTCAGTATCTGTTCTTCAAACAGTGGCATGCGCTGAAAGCGGTTTGTAATCAGCGTGGAATTCGAATCATTGGCGACGTGCCGATCTTCGTCGCGCATGACTCAGCCGATGTTTGGACGAACCGCGATCAGTTCAAGCTCGGCGAGCTTGGACGCCCTACGGTTGTCGCGGGCGTGCCACCGGATTACTTCAGCGACACGGGACAGTTCTGGGGGAACCCGCTTTACGATTGGGACCGCATGCGCGAAGACGGTTTCGCGTGGTGGATTCAACGACTGCGCTCGAGCTTTCAGCTATTCGACCTGGTGAGGCTGGATCACTTTCGAGGTTTTTCAGCATGTTGGGAAATTCCGGCGGGGGAGACGACGGCGCAAAATGGCGAATGGGTCGAGACGCCGGGAAGGGAATTGTTCACCGCAGTTCGAAATACGCTGGGCGAGGTCGCCATCATCGCCGAAGACTTAGGACTAATTACGCCCGACGTTGTTGAGTTGAGAAAAGAATTCGGCTTTCCGGGAATGCGCGTGCTTCAATTTGCGTTCGGCGGAGAGAAAGACGACGTTAATTTGCCAGAGAACTTCGAGCCGGATGTGGTGGCGTATACGGGAACACATGACAACGACACGACTGTCGGCTGGTTCAACCAGTTGAGCGAGACGAACAACCCGGACACCGAAAAAGTGCGAGAGTTTTGTCTCAATTACCTGGAGAGCGAGGGTCGTGAGATCAACTGGGATTTTATTCGCGCGGTGATGGCTTCAGTTGCCGCCATCGCAATTATCCCGCTCCAGGATGTGCTCGGGCTTGGCTCCGAAGCGCGCATGAACACGCCGAATACGACGAACGGCAATTGGCGTTGGCGGTACGCAGGCCGCTGGCCTGCAGAGCACGCCGGAGACGTGCGTACCGACTCTGCCGATGGTAATTTGACTGCTGAACATGCGGCGAGACTGAAACGTCTCACCGAAGAGGCGAACCGAAGCGATAACCTAAAATCGACGATACCATCCTGA